Within the Aeromicrobium sp. Root236 genome, the region TAGTCGAACCACCAAGCGAGCACGCCCATCCCGATGCGCTGCGGGATCAGGAACACCACCACGAGCTCGGCCCCGTACCCGGCTACGACCAGGCCGGCGAATGCGGCGACGACGCCCACAGCGGTCGCGACCGTGCCGATGACCTCGCCGCGCGGACGTTGCGAGATGCGACGCACGTAGAACACGAAGTACCAGGCCTCGATCGTCATCCACCGGAACGGCAGCTGCCACCAGGGGCCCTCGCTCGTCCAGGCGTCGGGGTCGACGGACTTCGCCTCGTTGGTGTTCCGGTGATGCTCGATGTGGATGAACTTGAGCAAACGGAACGAGGCGTAGGGCGCGACGAAGGGGACCGACAGGTAGCCGAGGGCGTCGTTCAGTCGCGTGCGGGTGCTGATCGCGTGGTGCGTCGACTCGTGCAGGACGCTGAACATCAAGAACGTGACGGCGGCGCCCATCGGCACGGTGATCCATGGCGACCAGCCCGCCGACAGCGCCCCGTACATCTCCATGGCGAACAGTCCCAGTGTCGCGACGTACAGCGCGATCGTCGGCCAGGCGACGAGGGGGACGCGCTCACCCGGGTCCGGCAGCCCGAGGACGGGGTGTTGCTGGGTCGCGGTGGTCATCAAGGTCTCGCTCTCGTCAGCGGCGTATAATCAAGTTATGCTTGACATCTAGACCGTATATGTAAAGTGCGGACCCGGCAACCCCTCCTTTCCGGCATGCGGTCTCAGCCGCGCGGGCGACGGAATGCTCGCGCCGATGGGAGCATGGAAACCATGTCCGAGGAAGTGGCTCCGCGCGATCCGCGGGTCCGACTGATCGACGCCACGGTGAAGCTCCTGGCGGAGGATGGGCCGTCGGCGATCAAGGCGCGGTCCATCGCCGCGGAGGCTGGGGTGTCGACGATGGTCGTCTACCACCACTTCGGCGGTATCCCTGAGCTTGTCGGGGCGGTGATCGATCACGGATTCACCGGGCTCGAGCGTGCGTTCGCCAGCCTGCCGGCCACGGAGGATCCGGTCGCCGACCTGTTCACGATGGCATTGGCCGTCCGCGAGATCGCCCGGGCGAACCCCCACCTTTATGACCTGATGTTCGGTCTCTCGACCCGTGCGACGTACAGGCCGGCTCCGGACGAGGCCATCCGCAGGAGCGGGCACTCCGAGGCGTTCAGGGCTGCGTACGCACACCTGACAGCCGCGTGCCAGCGGCTCGTGGACTCCGACGAGATCGGTACGTACGACGCCAGGACCGTCGCCGCAGGGCTGTGGAGCACGACGCACGGCTACATCAGCCTTGAGCTGGCCGACCACTTCCTCGAGTTCGACGATCCGGTCAGGTCGATCATGCTGCCAACCGGCGTCGTGTTCACCGTGGGCCTCGGCGGCGACCCGGGGCGTGTGCGGGCCTCCTTCGACGAGGCGATGCGCCGCCACGCGGCGTCGGTGCGGTGAACCCCGGCGTCATCATGAGAATCGCAGACGTGCTGTGGATCAGCGGCTGAGGAGCGCGTTCACCTGGTTGCGGATATCGGTCACGACTGTCTCGTCGCTGATGCTCGCGTCGGCGTGCGCAGCCATGCTGAGGAAGCTGATCGACGACACGATGTGTGCCAGTGTCGCGGCGTCGTCGGCGAAGGACGTCTCCCGTCGCAGGACCTCAGCGAGGGCCTCCTCGGTGCGCGCGGAGATCGCCAGCGCCTCACCGTGATGGGGTTCCTCGGCATCGCCGAAGGCCATCTCGCGCAGGTACGTGCGACCGTTGGCGATCTGCGTGCGGTTGCACTCCACGATCGGCTGGACGATCGCCATCACCGCATCACGTACGTCGGCGACGTCGCCGGCCGCGGCCCGGCCTCGCTCGAGAGCCTCGGCGTAGTGCGTGTTCTGCACCATCAGCAGGAGCTCCCCCTTGGTCTTGGCGTAGAGGAACAACGTCCCGGTGCCGATGTCCGCCTGGTCGGCGATCTGCTGGGTCGTGACGTCCTCGACGCCGTGCTCGGCGAACAGCTCGCTGGCCGCGGCGATGATGCGGTCGAGCTTCTCCTGCTTGTTGCGCTCGCGCCGACCGAGCGGCTGGGAGTCCAGGGTCACGATGCGTCCTCCGAAGCTGGGCTCTGATGGTGCCGCCACTCATCCTTCCACGCGGCGGGCTGGCTACGCCTCGTAGTGCGGGAGTACACGGGCGTCCTTCACGTAGGCGAGCGCGGCGGTGACGTCGTACGCGTGGATGGTCGCGACCAACGGCGCGAGCTGCTCGGACAGGTCGCGAACGGCGTCGCCGGCGAAGAACGCATCGCGGGCCGCGTCGTCGGCGAACCCGACGATGACCTGCGCGTGGAAACGCTGGTCCTCGGGGTTGTCGTGAGCCACGTTCGGGGTGTTCCAGAGCTTGTGGCTCCAGGGCAGGAATGTCTGCGTGCGCAGCTCCTTGAGCACGCCGGTCCCGGCCAGTGACGACACCAGCTCGGTGTTGACGAGCTTCCGGAAGGTTCGCGCGCTCACGCGGTCGCGCCGGCGTAGGTAGATGACCGCGCGAGAGCCGACCGGGTCGCCCGGCGCCACGTCGTACCACCGCGACATGCCCGGGAGTCCCGCGTAGAGCAGGGTGCGGCGGAACACGTTGATCTCGTCCTGGTACGCCACGGCATTCTGCTTGCGTCCCCGGAGCGTCGAGAGGACCGACCGAAGGGTGACCTCGGCGATGCCGTCGACCTTGTGGTCCAGCGGGATGCGCGTCGCGATGCCTGCGGTCGCGGGCCAGCGACCGGGATTGTCCTCGGCCATGTGGACCTGCCGGTACTCCTTGAGGCCGGGGTTCGCCGAGATGATCCCGGAGTGCGGGCCCTTCCAGTAGTCCATGCCGGTCTGGCGCGGCTGATCCGTGCGGACCCACAGCAGGATCGAGCTGGACAGCTGCTTCCTGGCC harbors:
- a CDS encoding TetR/AcrR family transcriptional regulator, with translation MSEEVAPRDPRVRLIDATVKLLAEDGPSAIKARSIAAEAGVSTMVVYHHFGGIPELVGAVIDHGFTGLERAFASLPATEDPVADLFTMALAVREIARANPHLYDLMFGLSTRATYRPAPDEAIRRSGHSEAFRAAYAHLTAACQRLVDSDEIGTYDARTVAAGLWSTTHGYISLELADHFLEFDDPVRSIMLPTGVVFTVGLGGDPGRVRASFDEAMRRHAASVR
- a CDS encoding TetR/AcrR family transcriptional regulator, whose amino-acid sequence is MTLDSQPLGRRERNKQEKLDRIIAAASELFAEHGVEDVTTQQIADQADIGTGTLFLYAKTKGELLLMVQNTHYAEALERGRAAAGDVADVRDAVMAIVQPIVECNRTQIANGRTYLREMAFGDAEEPHHGEALAISARTEEALAEVLRRETSFADDAATLAHIVSSISFLSMAAHADASISDETVVTDIRNQVNALLSR